In Papaver somniferum cultivar HN1 chromosome 1, ASM357369v1, whole genome shotgun sequence, a genomic segment contains:
- the LOC113276757 gene encoding trihelix transcription factor ASIL2-like → MKGEPEETLTSPPPLNFTPPGLSLAPPTSSATPATPASTRTGLPIREDCWSEEASCTLVEAWGERYLELNRGNLRQQHWQLVADTVNNRHANNNNHSHNKKFLRRSDVQCKNRIDTLKKKYKLEKARVLSSNGTYKSNWPLYDQLDALIGNTVQPKKMMSVSPQSQPSPMGLPYYQQHRKTPQQLPAMFVHPVTLRDKQKRSPPPPAGYVPPAVSRGIDESFFRRNYSAVAAAAAAVDDVGGDSDSSRSSGESDRGGQVDGFGELAKAISAFADIYEKVEGARQRQMMELEKERMEFMKSLEYQRMQLFMDSQVQMEKIKRTKRDAAATASDA, encoded by the exons ATGAAGGGAGAACcagaagaaaccctaacttcaccaCCTCCGCTAAATTTCACACCACCAGGACTATCACTAGCACCACCAACATCATCAGCGACACCAGCAACTCCGGCATCTACAAGGACGGGGTTACCGATTCGTGAAGATTGTTGGAGCGAAGAAGCGAGTTGCACATTAGTCGAAGCATGGGGAGAAAGATATCTGGAGTTAAATCGAGGTAATCTCCGGCAACAACATTGGCAATTAGTTGCTGATACTGTTAATAATCGTCATGCAAATAATAATAATCATAGTCATAACAAGAAATTTTTGAGAAGAAGTGATGTTCAATGTAAGAATCGAATTGACACATTAAAAAAGAAATACAAGTTAGAGAAAGCTAGGGTTTTGTCTTCGAATGGGACGTATAAGAGTAATTGGCCATTGTATGATCAATTGGATGCGTTGATTGGTAATACTGTTCAACCTAAGAAAATGATGAGCGTGTCTCCGCAATCTCAACCGTCTCCGATGGGTTTGCCTTATTATCAGCAACATAGGAAGACGCCACAGCAGCTGCCGGCAATGTTTGTTCATCCGGTTACTTTGAGGGATAAACAGAAACGATCTCCGCCTCCTCCTGCTGGATATGTACCGCCAGCTGTATCTAGGGGGATTGATGAGTCGTTTTTTAGAAGGAAttattctgctgttgctgctgcggcTGCGGCGGTTGATGATGTTGGGGGGGATTCTGATTCGTCGAGGTCGAGTGGGGAGAGTGATCGTGGTGGTCAAGTTGATGGGTTTGGGGAATTGGCTAAAGCGATTTCGGCATTTGCTGatatttatgaaaaagttgaagggGCAAGACAGAGACAGATGATGGAATTGGAAAAAGAAAGGATGGAGTTTATGAAGAGTTTGGAATATCAAAGAATGCAACTTTTTATGGATTCTCAAGTTCAGATGGAGAAGATTAAGCGAACTAAACGtgatgctgctgctactgcttctG ATGCATGA